One bacterium genomic window, TTTGGGTGTCGTGTAACCGGATCGAGAATTCAAAGCTCACAGAAGTCTGAGGAGAGTGAGGTCGGGGCCGCCTAATTTATTCCATTGTCAGACAATTAATCAGGCCGACAAGATTCGATTGGAGTTTTCTCGCTCTCCCAGAACTCTATTTTTGCTATGCAGTCAAGTCGATCAGTCCACGTGCAGCATACCAATATATGACCCCAAAAAAGTAAGCTGGGTGAATTGGATCAAGCGTGATTATTGACCTAATCATCGTTCACGCCAATCAAGGGGCTCGTCTGAACATGCATGCCTGACCAATCTAAGAGCGGGAAGCGGAGTAGACCTCCCGCTCTTAGAAATGCCATGGAGAAGTGGCGGCTATTTGAGTTCGTCGATGCCTGCGCCAAAATTTATGTGAAATGGACTGCCATCCACCACCAGTGCGGGAACGGACTTTACTCCCAGCGCTTCAGCTTCCGCAATTCGCGCCTTGGCGGTACCCAGATGGACAACCTCGACTTCATACATATTCTTGTCGAGTCCTCCAACAAATTGTTGTTCCGCTGAGAGGCAGACTGGGCAACCAGCGTGGTAAAATGTCGCTTTCTTCACTGTTTCTCCTTCTGTTAAAGGTCTATATAGTATCGACTCGATACTACAGAAACAGTATAAGAAGTAATAAGTTCCTTGTCAAGATAGTATCGAGTCGATATATTACAAATATGAGAAACGGCCATGCCTTTACTCTCTTGGAACGAATTGCCAATCTCCTTCGGGCGGAAGAACGTCGCCTGGGAGGGGAGTTGGGGCTTCAACCGGTGCATCTACAGGTCTTGCACTATCTCAGCCGCGCTAACCGATACAGTGATACTCCTATGTCGGTCACTGACTATTTTGCCCTGACCAAAGGCACCACATCACAAACGGTGATCGTCCTTGAGGATCGAAAACTCATAGTTCGTAAGCGTGATACTCATGATGGCAGAAAAGTTCACCTTCAACTCACGCGCGCAGGAAAGCGCATCTTGTCAAGGTTGATGCCATCTGGGCTTTACAAAGAGGCTCAGAAAAACCTTCCGCCTGGCTTACAGACTGATCTTGAGGCACTTCTTCGCGCTATGCAGGCTGTCGGCGGCCATCGGAGTTTCGGCGTGTGTCATACGTGTCACTTCTTTAAATCTGACGCTCAAAAATATCGCTGCGGCCTTACGGGCGAGATTCTGACTTCCAAAGATGCAACTTTGATTTGTCGTGAACACTTAAGTCAGTAATCACTTCAAAACAATTGATTTCCATCTACTTCCGTCGATCATCGCATAGTGTAGCCGGATCGGCAATCGGAAGCACACAGAAGTTTGGAGAGAGTGAAGTCGGGGCCGCCAAAGACTTGAGGAATCCACAATTGCGATCTTAAGGCCTAAAAACTGTCACAATTTGGTCACAGCTCCAGTTAACTCTATGTCCCCCAGCGCGAGTCGGGGTTCGCTCACCCCACCATGCGTTCTCATGCGATATCTGCAAATATCGAGAGCGTTTCTCAGAGAAGATCAACGAGATATTGCTTGTATTGGACATGGAACCAAACCTGGTAGGTTGCGTTTGATGAATATAATGAAGATATCGATGATATTGATGAGTAGCGCAATATTCAGCATCGCGACGCATAATTCTGACACTCTTGCCGGGGAAAAGCGGATGTTAACTCAAGGCGATTCGACAATGCAACTTTTTGATTTCGGAGATAGTACAGAATCCAATCGATGGGTGGCGGCCAATGACAATGTAATGGGTGGAGTATCGACAGGACTGGTGTCGCTTACCGAAGACAGCTGCCTGCTGTTCTCTGGTTCACTGTCTCTT contains:
- a CDS encoding winged helix-turn-helix transcriptional regulator, which encodes MRNGHAFTLLERIANLLRAEERRLGGELGLQPVHLQVLHYLSRANRYSDTPMSVTDYFALTKGTTSQTVIVLEDRKLIVRKRDTHDGRKVHLQLTRAGKRILSRLMPSGLYKEAQKNLPPGLQTDLEALLRAMQAVGGHRSFGVCHTCHFFKSDAQKYRCGLTGEILTSKDATLICREHLSQ
- a CDS encoding thioredoxin family protein; the encoded protein is MKKATFYHAGCPVCLSAEQQFVGGLDKNMYEVEVVHLGTAKARIAEAEALGVKSVPALVVDGSPFHINFGAGIDELK